A window from Pongo abelii isolate AG06213 chromosome 6, NHGRI_mPonAbe1-v2.0_pri, whole genome shotgun sequence encodes these proteins:
- the LOC100439363 gene encoding LOW QUALITY PROTEIN: THAP domain-containing protein 5-like (The sequence of the model RefSeq protein was modified relative to this genomic sequence to represent the inferred CDS: inserted 2 bases in 2 codons) has translation MPRYCAAICCKNXQGQNNKDRKLSFYPFPLHDKERLEKWLKNMKRDSWVPSKYQFLCSDHFTPDSLDIRWGIRYLKQSAVPTMFSLPEDNQGKDPSKKKSQKKNLEDEKEVCPKAKSEESVVLNETKKNIVNTNVLPQHPELLHSSSLVKPPAPXTGSIQNNMLTLNLVKQHTGKPESTLETSVNQDTDRGGFHTCFENLNSTTMTLTTSNSESIRQSLETQEVLEVTSSHLANPNFTSNSMEIKSAQENPFLFSTINQTVEELNTNKESVIAIFVPAENSRPSVNSFISAQKETREVGDIGIEDSLYEDVDCGTEVLQIEHSYCRQDVNKEHLWQKVSKLHSKITLLELKEQQTLGRSKSLEALIRQLKQENWLSEENVKIIENRFTTYEVTMI, from the exons ATGCCCCGCTATTGCGCAGCGATTTGTTGTAAGA GCCAGGGACAAAACAATAAAGACCGGAAGCTGAgtttttatccatttcctctacatGACAAAGAAAGACTGGAAAAGTGGTTAAAGAATATGAAGCGAGATTCATGGGTTCCCAGTAAATACCAGTTTCTATGTAGCGACCATTTTACTCCTGACTCTCTTGACATCAGATGGGGCATTCGATATTTAAAACAAAGTGCAGTTCCAACAATGTTTTCTTTGCCTGAAGACAATCAGGGAAAAGacccttctaaaaaaaaatcccagaagaaaaaCTTGGAAGATGAGAAAGAAGTATGCCCAAAAGCCAAGTCAGAAGAATCAGTTGTattaaatgagacaaagaaaaatatagttAACACAAATGTGCTCCCTCAACATCCAGAATTACTTCATTCATCTTCCTTGGTAAAGCCACCAGCTC AAACAGGAAGTATACAAAATAACATGTTAACTCTTAATCTAGTTAAACAACATACTGGGAAACCAGAATCTACCTTGGAAACATCAGTTAACCAAGATACAGATAGAGGTGGTTTTCACACATGTTTTGAGAATCTAAATTCTACAACTATGACTTTGACAACTTCGAATTCAGAAAGTATTCGTCAATCTTTGGAAACCCAAGAAGTTCTTGAAGTAACTTCTAGTCATCTTGCTAATCCAAACTTTACAAGTAATTCCATGGAAATAAAGTCAGCACAGGAAAATCCATTCTTATTCAGCACAATTAATCAAACAGTTGAAGAATTAAACACAAATAAAGAATCTGTTATTGCCATTTTTGTACCTGCCGAAAATTCTAGACCTTCAGTTAATTCTTTTATATCTGCACAAAAAGAAACCAGGGAAGTGGGAGACATAGGCATCGAAGACTCCTTGTATGAGGATGTAGACTGTGGGACCGAAGTTTTACAAATTGAACATTCTTACTGCAGACAAGATGTAAATAAGGAGCATCTTTGGCAGAAAGTCTCTAAGCTGCATTCAAAGATAACTCTTCTAGAGTTAAAAGAGCAACAAACTCTAGGTAGATCGAAGTCTTTGGAAGCTCTTATAAGGCAGCTAAAGCAGGAAAACTGGCTATCTGAAGAAAATGTCAAGATTATAGAAAACCGTTTTACAACATATGAAGTCACTATGATATAG